A stretch of Mucilaginibacter terrae DNA encodes these proteins:
- a CDS encoding 1-deoxy-D-xylulose-5-phosphate reductoisomerase: MHITSHQGIKNIAILGSTGSIGTQTLEVIAENPDRFKAHVITANRNAALLIEQSLKFNPAYAVICDDSLYPQVKEALAHTQIKVLGGYQEVKQIVTLPELDIVLTAMVGFSGLEPTINAVKAGKDIALANKETLVVAGELITALAKEHGVKLLPVDSEHSAIFQCLAGEEKNPIEKIILTASGGPFRSKDRKFLSTVTRHQALKHPNWVMGAKITIDSASLMNKGLEVIEAKWLFDLELEQIEVIVHPQSIVHSLVQFQDGSVKAQMGLPDMKLPIQYALGYPERIKNDYKRFDFTAYPTLTFEKPDMDTFRNLAYAFDALRVGGNMPCIINAANEVAVAGFLADNVSFLGMSQVIEQCMQKIPTIAHPTLDHYLNTDKETRILAQNLIEQMPLKALTI; this comes from the coding sequence ATGCACATTACATCTCATCAAGGTATTAAAAATATCGCCATACTTGGCTCAACCGGCAGCATTGGTACCCAAACGCTGGAGGTTATAGCCGAAAACCCCGACAGGTTTAAAGCACACGTAATTACCGCTAACCGCAATGCTGCATTATTAATTGAGCAATCACTCAAATTTAATCCGGCTTATGCTGTTATTTGTGATGATAGCCTTTACCCCCAGGTTAAAGAAGCCCTGGCACATACCCAAATCAAAGTATTGGGTGGCTACCAGGAAGTTAAGCAAATAGTAACCCTGCCCGAACTTGATATTGTACTTACCGCTATGGTAGGTTTTTCGGGTTTGGAGCCAACCATTAATGCCGTAAAAGCCGGTAAGGATATTGCCCTGGCCAACAAGGAAACTTTAGTAGTGGCCGGTGAACTCATTACTGCTTTAGCCAAAGAACATGGCGTTAAATTGTTACCGGTCGATTCGGAGCATTCGGCCATATTTCAGTGTTTGGCCGGTGAGGAGAAAAACCCTATTGAGAAAATTATTTTGACGGCTTCGGGGGGGCCCTTCAGGAGTAAAGACAGGAAGTTCCTGTCAACGGTTACCCGTCATCAGGCCCTTAAACATCCTAACTGGGTAATGGGTGCCAAAATCACTATTGATTCGGCTTCGTTAATGAACAAAGGTTTGGAGGTGATAGAGGCAAAATGGCTATTCGACTTGGAATTAGAGCAGATAGAGGTTATTGTTCATCCGCAATCTATTGTGCATTCACTGGTGCAGTTTCAGGATGGCTCAGTTAAAGCACAGATGGGGTTACCCGATATGAAGCTGCCTATTCAATATGCCTTGGGTTATCCTGAAAGGATAAAGAACGATTATAAACGTTTCGATTTTACTGCCTACCCAACCCTTACCTTCGAAAAACCGGATATGGATACATTCCGTAATTTAGCTTATGCCTTTGATGCTTTGCGGGTCGGCGGTAATATGCCTTGCATTATAAATGCCGCAAACGAAGTTGCCGTGGCCGGTTTTTTGGCCGATAATGTGAGCTTTTTAGGTATGAGCCAGGTTATTGAACAATGCATGCAAAAAATACCAACCATTGCACATCCTACTTTGGATCATTATTTGAATACTGATAAAGAAACACGCATCTTAGCGCAAAATTTAATTGAGCAAATGCCGTTAAAGGCTTTGACTATTTAG
- the rseP gene encoding RIP metalloprotease RseP has protein sequence MDIVIMVGQLILGLSILVILHEFGHFIAARAFGIKVEKFYLFFDAWNVSLVKFNYKGVEYGIGWLPLGGYVKIAGMIDESMDTDQMAGPPQPWEFRSKPAWQRLIVMLGGIIVNIILGVLIFWVLTIKYGESYTPNDQVKYGIVPGSIGRSIGLKPGDKIISVNGQKLVRFEDVISSKVLMGNSTLNIERGTQKLDVKVPGSILNDVSDLGTEEFISRMPRSTFKIDTVIKGSNAQKAGIKNGDSILAVNGKPIRFFDELTSQLKLFKNKTVGLTLKRDNALIPVTALINKEGTLGFADGRYGIQVKRDLPEEKTLNFGFFGSLPVGASRAWGTFSDNAKGLGKVFTGQVKANKALSSPIGIAKLFGSHVDWLRFWSLVGLLSMALALMNLLPIPALDGGHALFLIIEMIKGKPLSDKFLERAQVVGFVILITLMVFVFGNDIIKLMKK, from the coding sequence ATGGATATAGTGATAATGGTAGGCCAGCTAATACTGGGCCTATCTATACTGGTAATACTGCACGAATTTGGTCATTTTATTGCCGCACGTGCCTTTGGCATTAAGGTAGAGAAGTTTTACTTGTTTTTTGATGCCTGGAACGTGAGCCTGGTTAAGTTTAATTATAAAGGTGTTGAGTACGGCATTGGCTGGTTGCCGCTGGGTGGCTACGTTAAAATTGCCGGCATGATCGATGAATCGATGGATACCGACCAGATGGCAGGTCCGCCGCAGCCCTGGGAGTTTCGTTCAAAACCGGCCTGGCAACGTTTAATTGTGATGCTGGGAGGCATTATTGTTAACATTATCCTTGGTGTACTGATTTTTTGGGTTTTAACTATTAAATACGGCGAAAGCTATACCCCTAACGATCAGGTAAAATACGGTATTGTACCGGGTAGTATTGGCCGTAGCATTGGCCTTAAACCCGGTGATAAAATAATATCAGTTAACGGGCAAAAATTAGTGCGTTTTGAGGATGTCATCAGTTCTAAAGTTTTGATGGGCAACAGCACATTGAATATAGAACGTGGAACTCAAAAGCTTGATGTAAAAGTACCAGGCAGCATATTAAATGATGTATCGGATTTGGGTACCGAGGAATTTATTAGCCGCATGCCCCGCAGTACATTTAAAATTGATACGGTAATTAAGGGTAGTAATGCACAAAAGGCAGGTATAAAAAATGGCGATAGCATTTTAGCCGTTAATGGCAAGCCTATCAGGTTTTTTGATGAACTTACATCGCAGCTTAAATTGTTTAAAAACAAAACCGTAGGGCTCACATTAAAGCGCGATAACGCTCTTATACCGGTAACTGCATTAATTAATAAAGAAGGCACATTAGGCTTTGCCGATGGCCGTTACGGCATACAGGTTAAGCGCGATTTACCAGAAGAGAAGACACTTAACTTTGGCTTCTTCGGTTCTTTACCTGTTGGTGCCTCACGTGCCTGGGGAACATTCAGCGATAATGCCAAAGGCTTAGGCAAGGTATTTACCGGCCAGGTTAAGGCTAATAAAGCCTTATCGAGCCCTATTGGTATTGCCAAGTTGTTTGGTAGCCATGTTGATTGGTTGCGCTTTTGGAGCCTTGTAGGTTTACTGTCAATGGCGTTGGCGTTAATGAACCTGTTACCTATTCCGGCTTTGGACGGTGGTCATGCCCTGTTTTTAATTATCGAAATGATTAAAGGCAAGCCATTAAGCGATAAGTTTTTGGAACGTGCCCAGGTTGTGGGTTTTGTTATTCTTATTACACTCATGGTGTTTGTATTTGGTAACGATATTATTAAGCTGATGAAGAAATAA
- a CDS encoding sensor histidine kinase, protein MNPIDDREIELLIVSALLFFCCLVAFIIYFIILYKDRQNKHKQEQEFLQSKFKQELLKAQLEIQEQTLTTISREIHDNIGQVLSFVKLNLGSGLTGGVEVMQQKMTESRELVAQAINDLRDLSKSLSFHHIMHLGLAKSIEIAAEQINKSGLLNINVNIDGEPYSLGEQSELVLFRIFQESLNNALKYAEASHFDIDLQFTTQIFKLTLIDDGRGFSVEERMLEGSGAGLKNIENRASLIGATASIQSAPGKGCTIIVLLDHTLQSHANGDHPNSIS, encoded by the coding sequence ATGAATCCAATTGATGATAGAGAGATAGAACTGCTTATTGTATCGGCGTTATTGTTTTTTTGTTGTTTAGTAGCCTTCATCATTTATTTTATAATCTTGTATAAAGACCGTCAAAATAAACATAAGCAGGAACAAGAGTTTTTGCAATCAAAATTCAAACAAGAACTACTTAAAGCCCAGCTCGAAATACAGGAGCAAACACTTACTACCATAAGCCGCGAAATACATGATAATATTGGGCAAGTACTATCATTTGTTAAACTCAATTTGGGTTCGGGCTTAACGGGTGGTGTTGAAGTAATGCAGCAGAAAATGACCGAAAGTCGTGAGTTGGTTGCCCAGGCAATTAATGATTTACGCGACCTTTCTAAAAGTCTCAGCTTTCATCATATTATGCATTTGGGTTTAGCTAAGTCTATAGAGATAGCAGCCGAACAAATAAACAAAAGCGGTTTATTAAATATTAATGTTAATATTGATGGAGAGCCTTACAGTTTAGGCGAACAGTCGGAACTGGTATTATTCCGTATTTTTCAGGAGTCATTAAACAATGCTTTAAAATATGCCGAAGCAAGCCATTTTGATATTGATTTGCAGTTTACAACTCAAATATTTAAATTAACCCTCATTGATGACGGTAGAGGGTTTTCGGTTGAAGAACGTATGCTGGAAGGGAGTGGGGCCGGGTTAAAAAATATCGAAAACAGGGCATCATTAATTGGAGCCACCGCATCCATACAAAGCGCACCCGGTAAAGGCTGCACCATCATAGTTTTACTTGACCATACCCTGCAATCACATGCCAACGGAGACCATCCAAATAGTATTAGTTGA
- a CDS encoding response regulator transcription factor, with translation MPTETIQIVLVDDHKLFRSGIAALINSIPGYAIMYEAGNGLELSRKLTPKTKPHIILLDVNMPQMNGVDTANWLKNEYPDVKIIVLSMFEDADKVLAMLKLGVKGYMLKDAEPEEFAQALSKVANNEVYFPPFVTKHLVHNFNHSQEKVKLNSREIEFLKLASTEMTYKEIADKMCVSARTVDGYRDQLFDKLQIKSRVGLVLYAIKSKLIEI, from the coding sequence ATGCCAACGGAGACCATCCAAATAGTATTAGTTGACGATCATAAGTTATTCAGAAGTGGTATTGCTGCCCTTATTAACAGTATACCCGGTTACGCAATAATGTACGAGGCTGGCAACGGCCTTGAGCTAAGCCGAAAGCTCACCCCTAAAACCAAACCACATATTATACTGCTTGATGTTAATATGCCGCAAATGAACGGTGTGGATACCGCAAACTGGCTTAAAAACGAGTATCCTGATGTTAAGATCATTGTGCTATCCATGTTTGAAGATGCCGATAAGGTATTGGCTATGCTTAAATTGGGGGTAAAGGGGTATATGCTTAAAGATGCCGAACCTGAAGAATTTGCCCAGGCACTTAGTAAGGTAGCCAACAATGAAGTATACTTTCCTCCGTTTGTAACCAAGCATCTGGTACATAACTTTAACCACTCCCAAGAAAAGGTTAAATTAAACAGCCGCGAAATTGAGTTTTTGAAGCTGGCGAGTACCGAAATGACCTATAAAGAAATTGCCGATAAGATGTGTGTAAGCGCCCGCACGGTTGACGGTTACCGCGACCAGCTTTTTGATAAGCTGCAAATTAAAAGTCGGGTGGGTTTGGTGTTATATGCTATCAAAAGTAAGTTGATAGAAATATAA
- a CDS encoding class I SAM-dependent methyltransferase encodes MIQLLTPTHWKDYELIDCGDFEKLERFGNVVLIRPEPQAVWGKTLTDAEWQKRHDIRFKGRSATAGEWIKKNPKTPDRWHIEYKNNDAAIKLRMAMTSFKHVGVFPEQAVNWDYIAQNVKRFKTNKPKVLNLFAYTGGASLIAQSAGADTTHVDSIKQVVTWANENQEISNLKDIRWVVEDALKFVKREIKRGKKYNGIILDPPAYGHGPNGEKWKLEDHITEMMNDVMQLLDPQEHFLILNTYSLGFSSVIVENLIRSANPKVENLEIGELYLQATAGPKLPLGVFGKFYKI; translated from the coding sequence ATGATCCAACTCCTTACTCCAACGCACTGGAAAGATTACGAACTGATTGATTGCGGCGATTTTGAAAAGCTGGAACGTTTTGGAAATGTTGTATTGATACGCCCCGAGCCGCAAGCCGTTTGGGGTAAAACCCTCACCGATGCCGAATGGCAAAAACGCCATGATATTCGCTTTAAAGGCCGTTCGGCCACTGCCGGCGAATGGATAAAAAAGAACCCTAAAACGCCCGACCGCTGGCATATTGAATACAAAAACAATGATGCTGCCATCAAATTGCGCATGGCCATGACCTCGTTTAAACACGTTGGCGTATTCCCCGAGCAGGCTGTAAACTGGGATTATATTGCACAGAACGTAAAGCGCTTTAAAACTAATAAGCCAAAAGTATTAAACCTGTTTGCCTATACCGGTGGCGCATCGCTCATTGCACAATCGGCCGGGGCCGATACTACGCACGTTGATTCGATTAAGCAGGTGGTTACCTGGGCTAACGAAAACCAGGAAATATCGAACCTTAAAGATATACGCTGGGTGGTTGAAGACGCACTGAAGTTTGTTAAACGCGAAATTAAACGTGGCAAAAAATACAACGGCATTATACTCGATCCTCCTGCCTATGGCCACGGCCCCAACGGCGAAAAATGGAAGCTGGAAGACCATATTACCGAGATGATGAACGATGTAATGCAACTCTTAGATCCGCAGGAACATTTCCTCATACTCAATACCTACTCGCTTGGTTTTTCGTCGGTTATTGTGGAGAATTTAATTCGCAGCGCAAACCCTAAAGTAGAAAATTTAGAAATAGGTGAACTATACCTGCAAGCCACCGCAGGTCCTAAATTACCGCTGGGCGTATTTGGAAAGTTTTATAAAATTTAA
- a CDS encoding DUF4288 domain-containing protein: protein MEIDLTDWKLDSKYNDDKRLVTVTIHLKYPEIDSFLGLKPIKRIKQLNKDQINKLNALLMFNVLTDYEVIGTPKRPRGIKATLALNSLKKIEGDNLYSGVTVHNVTHAKKRPVKSEPGTKFYCVKMTVLIEIEKLKSKKQDIEERFVLIKATSADDAYEKLELQKDSYVNHYLNPYGRLVRWRIDSFDDCYETDIFSPKDIVSAEGVEVFSKLKSKKRKSVWDGKL from the coding sequence ATGGAAATTGATCTTACAGATTGGAAGCTTGATTCAAAATATAATGATGACAAACGTTTGGTTACGGTAACCATTCATTTAAAATACCCTGAAATAGACTCCTTTCTTGGACTGAAACCTATAAAAAGAATAAAACAACTAAATAAGGACCAGATTAATAAATTGAATGCGCTCCTAATGTTTAATGTTTTAACTGATTACGAAGTAATAGGTACACCGAAGAGGCCAAGAGGGATTAAAGCAACTTTGGCCCTAAATTCATTAAAGAAAATTGAAGGCGATAATTTGTATAGTGGTGTTACTGTGCACAATGTAACGCATGCAAAAAAGCGGCCTGTAAAAAGTGAGCCAGGTACAAAGTTCTATTGTGTTAAGATGACCGTTTTGATAGAAATAGAGAAGTTGAAAAGTAAGAAACAAGACATTGAAGAGAGATTTGTCTTAATCAAAGCTACTTCGGCAGATGACGCTTATGAAAAATTAGAACTTCAAAAAGACAGCTATGTTAATCATTATCTAAATCCATATGGTAGGTTAGTTAGATGGCGAATAGATAGCTTTGATGATTGTTACGAAACTGATATTTTTTCACCAAAAGATATAGTTTCAGCTGAAGGCGTTGAAGTGTTTTCGAAATTGAAATCTAAAAAGCGTAAATCAGTTTGGGATGGTAAATTATAA
- a CDS encoding ABC transporter ATP-binding protein, with translation MIEIQDIFKTFGDNEVLKGISAKFEAGKNNLIIGGSGSGKTTLLKCIVGLHEPTKGKVIFSGEDFTEMDFEQRVPIRKEIGMLFQNSALFDSMTVEENIMFPLNLFSEMSKSEKLDRANFCLGRVNLKDKNKLYPAELSGGMKKRVGIARAIAMEPKYLFVDEPNSGLDPKTSIVIDELINELTQEYKITTVIVTHDMNSVMGIGDHIIFLHQGKKAWEGTNKDIAHTDNQELNDFVFASKFTQAAREKL, from the coding sequence ATGATCGAGATACAAGATATTTTTAAAACGTTTGGCGACAATGAAGTACTGAAAGGTATAAGCGCCAAATTTGAAGCAGGAAAAAACAATCTCATCATCGGCGGGTCGGGATCGGGTAAAACTACCTTACTTAAATGTATTGTAGGCTTGCACGAACCTACTAAAGGCAAAGTGATTTTTAGCGGCGAAGATTTTACCGAGATGGATTTTGAGCAACGCGTGCCTATTCGTAAAGAAATTGGTATGCTGTTCCAAAACTCAGCTTTATTTGATTCGATGACAGTGGAGGAAAACATCATGTTTCCGCTCAACCTTTTTTCTGAAATGAGCAAATCGGAAAAGTTAGACCGTGCAAATTTTTGTTTGGGCCGGGTTAACCTAAAAGACAAAAACAAGCTTTACCCGGCCGAACTATCGGGCGGTATGAAGAAGCGTGTGGGCATTGCCCGCGCCATTGCCATGGAACCCAAGTACCTTTTTGTGGATGAGCCCAACTCGGGCCTCGACCCAAAAACCTCCATTGTAATTGACGAATTGATTAATGAGCTTACCCAGGAATATAAAATAACCACCGTTATTGTAACCCACGATATGAACTCGGTAATGGGTATTGGCGATCATATTATCTTTTTACACCAAGGTAAAAAAGCATGGGAAGGTACTAATAAAGACATTGCCCATACCGATAACCAGGAGCTGAACGACTTTGTATTTGCCAGCAAGTTTACACAGGCGGCGAGAGAGAAGTTGTAG
- a CDS encoding MlaE family ABC transporter permease, which yields MFSTLGRYILLIRLSLKKPEKFSVYWGEIMREMVSIGIGSMGIIGIISVFIGAVATIQVAFQLASPLVPRSIAGSIARDSTILEFSPTISALVLAGRVGSSIASQIGTMRVTEQIDALEIMGVNAPGYLIAPKIFAGITMIPLLVIYSMVLGILGGYLACAFTGDIPTTDYVMGLRDGFNPIIIQVALVKAFFYGFIITSVCAYQGFYTSGGALEVGQSATTGVVYSCIFILFADLIITSAML from the coding sequence ATGTTTTCAACTTTAGGCAGGTACATACTGCTCATACGCTTAAGCTTAAAAAAGCCCGAGAAATTTTCAGTTTACTGGGGCGAAATTATGCGCGAGATGGTGTCCATAGGCATAGGTTCAATGGGTATTATCGGTATTATTTCGGTGTTCATAGGCGCGGTAGCTACCATACAGGTAGCGTTCCAGCTGGCCAGTCCGCTGGTACCACGCAGCATTGCCGGCAGCATTGCGCGCGATTCGACCATATTAGAGTTTAGCCCAACCATATCGGCACTGGTACTGGCTGGCCGGGTGGGCTCAAGCATTGCTTCACAAATTGGCACTATGCGGGTAACCGAGCAAATTGACGCCCTTGAAATTATGGGAGTAAATGCGCCGGGGTATTTAATTGCGCCCAAAATATTTGCCGGCATAACCATGATTCCGTTACTGGTAATTTACTCCATGGTATTAGGCATTTTGGGTGGATATTTAGCATGTGCCTTTACCGGCGATATTCCAACCACCGATTATGTAATGGGCTTACGCGATGGTTTTAATCCTATTATTATACAGGTTGCGTTGGTAAAAGCATTTTTCTACGGCTTTATTATTACCTCTGTTTGCGCTTACCAGGGTTTTTATACCAGCGGCGGCGCTTTAGAAGTTGGCCAATCGGCTACTACCGGCGTGGTATACAGCTGTATTTTTATTCTTTTTGCTGATTTAATTATTACGAGCGCAATGCTATGA
- a CDS encoding SDR family oxidoreductase: MENALITGATQGIGRAIALAFAKQGISMAICSRNVKDLENLKNELLDTNPNIQVIAHPADCSKKVEVLAFAQAAQDKLGFIKIVVNNVGAFIPSLVLDDADGAFETMMNTNLMPAYELYRFLGKNMQQERSGHIFNICSAASKSPAINAGTYSVTKAALYSLNTVMKLEMQAYNVKVTAVLPGSTLTGSWAGTEVHPSRFVMPEDVAAAIITAYNMSVGANTDEIVIKPVSGQI; this comes from the coding sequence ATGGAAAACGCCCTCATAACCGGTGCCACTCAAGGCATAGGCCGCGCAATTGCGCTTGCATTTGCTAAACAAGGAATAAGTATGGCAATTTGTTCGCGCAATGTGAAAGATTTGGAAAACCTTAAAAATGAACTCCTCGATACAAACCCCAATATACAAGTAATTGCCCACCCGGCCGATTGTAGTAAGAAAGTCGAAGTGCTTGCATTTGCGCAGGCTGCGCAAGACAAACTGGGCTTTATAAAAATAGTTGTAAACAATGTAGGCGCATTTATACCATCGTTAGTGTTGGATGATGCTGATGGTGCTTTTGAAACCATGATGAATACCAACCTGATGCCTGCCTATGAACTTTACCGTTTTTTGGGTAAAAACATGCAGCAGGAGCGTAGCGGACACATTTTTAACATATGTTCGGCAGCTTCAAAAAGTCCGGCAATAAATGCTGGTACTTATAGTGTAACAAAAGCTGCGCTGTATAGTCTTAATACTGTAATGAAGCTCGAAATGCAGGCTTACAACGTAAAAGTTACCGCTGTGCTGCCAGGCTCAACATTAACAGGCTCCTGGGCCGGAACGGAAGTGCACCCTTCCCGGTTTGTGATGCCAGAAGATGTAGCCGCAGCCATCATAACTGCTTACAACATGAGTGTTGGCGCTAACACTGATGAAATTGTGATAAAGCCGGTTTCGGGACAGATTTAA
- a CDS encoding PspC domain-containing protein — translation MNNYHNYNKKLYRDEQNKMIGGVCKGLADYFDIDVSIVRAIFLLFLVLKGGGVLIYIILMIVLPKKPIGYFNPGVDYTVPPQADSAQPFAFEPEPKRKNSNVGLIAGLLLIFFGLILTLDEFDVIPNWDFSHLWPVPLVAIGLILIFTSGKKEKQLDPKPPIE, via the coding sequence ATGAACAACTATCATAATTATAACAAAAAATTATACCGCGACGAGCAAAATAAAATGATTGGCGGTGTATGTAAAGGCCTGGCCGATTATTTCGACATCGATGTATCCATAGTTCGTGCCATATTCCTGCTGTTCCTGGTTTTAAAAGGCGGCGGCGTGTTAATCTATATCATTTTGATGATCGTATTACCTAAAAAGCCTATTGGCTATTTTAACCCGGGTGTTGATTATACTGTACCGCCCCAGGCCGATTCGGCTCAGCCTTTTGCCTTTGAGCCTGAGCCCAAACGTAAAAATAGTAATGTGGGTTTAATAGCCGGTTTATTACTCATCTTTTTTGGCCTCATACTAACGCTTGATGAGTTTGACGTAATACCCAACTGGGATTTTAGTCACCTGTGGCCTGTTCCGCTGGTAGCTATTGGCCTGATACTTATATTCACTTCGGGCAAAAAAGAAAAACAACTTGATCCTAAACCTCCAATTGAATAA
- a CDS encoding LiaI-LiaF-like domain-containing protein, whose protein sequence is MRNDRLFSGLVLVIIGAVFLLNSFNVIDFNWWNLFRLWPIFLVIGGVNLLLSNTKAVWATVVKVAVLLIGVGFLLFANTKHYNHSRPFWHFNFKDDDDGIEFSDGDIKERKGDSVVYQQKYNDEKYVHLNIAGGATSYKLESASDSLFKALTYQSFGDYSFTMSKDDSLTTLNFNMKGHNNKFHWDSDHMNEARLSLSPIPVWDIELKGGAAEVDFDFTKFKIRSVEINGGATSSKIRMGATVPVSTLSVNAGASEVEIWVPKNAGCDIDMRGGLTSKSFDDFTKVSGNHYVTPDFDKATNKIYLKFRGGVSDFKVKRY, encoded by the coding sequence ATGAGAAACGACAGATTATTTTCGGGGCTGGTACTGGTTATTATCGGCGCCGTATTTTTACTCAACAGTTTTAATGTTATTGATTTTAACTGGTGGAACTTGTTTAGGTTGTGGCCCATATTTCTGGTAATTGGTGGGGTAAACCTGCTGTTATCAAATACTAAAGCAGTATGGGCAACAGTAGTAAAAGTAGCTGTGTTGTTAATAGGGGTAGGCTTCTTGTTGTTTGCCAACACCAAACATTACAATCATTCAAGACCGTTTTGGCATTTTAATTTTAAAGATGATGACGATGGTATTGAGTTTAGTGATGGCGATATAAAAGAAAGGAAAGGCGATAGCGTAGTTTATCAGCAAAAGTACAATGATGAGAAATATGTGCATTTGAATATTGCCGGTGGTGCCACTTCTTATAAACTGGAAAGTGCTTCCGACAGTCTTTTTAAGGCATTAACCTACCAAAGCTTTGGCGATTATTCGTTCACCATGTCAAAAGACGATTCGCTTACCACGCTCAACTTCAACATGAAAGGGCACAATAACAAATTTCATTGGGATAGCGACCACATGAACGAAGCTCGTTTGAGTTTAAGCCCTATTCCGGTTTGGGATATTGAACTTAAAGGCGGCGCTGCCGAAGTCGATTTTGATTTTACAAAGTTCAAAATTCGTAGCGTTGAAATTAACGGTGGAGCAACATCTTCAAAAATAAGGATGGGTGCAACGGTGCCGGTATCTACACTAAGTGTAAACGCAGGTGCATCTGAAGTAGAAATATGGGTACCAAAAAATGCCGGTTGTGATATTGACATGCGCGGCGGTTTAACCTCCAAAAGCTTTGATGATTTCACTAAAGTGAGCGGTAATCATTATGTTACCCCTGATTTTGATAAAGCAACCAACAAAATCTATTTAAAATTCAGAGGAGGCGTATCAGACTTTAAAGTAAAACGATATTAA